In the genome of Vicia villosa cultivar HV-30 ecotype Madison, WI linkage group LG7, Vvil1.0, whole genome shotgun sequence, one region contains:
- the LOC131617567 gene encoding uncharacterized protein LOC131617567 has translation MVGSGAPDFFYKEAQRLGYVARSAFKLAQIQRQHKLIKPGSSVLDLGCAPGSWLQVACQSLGPFHNGGSVLGIDHKKVKVPPLCDSRVQTISADVMTLPKHQLRDLSPKQKGFSVILSDMCPLVSGITTKDAALSYELGMRALDLAVGRVGSVCNSDSDHQDKEPCDDGLSSSDDKGVLRVGGHLVIKLLESEDAKEINQICKPLFAKSSWLRPKATRPSSREIYLICQSLKPGINI, from the exons ATGGTTGGGAGCGGAGCCCCCGATTTCTTCTACAAAGAAGCTCAACGCCTCGGCTACGTAGCTCGCTCGGCGTTCAAATTGGCTCAGATACAGAGACAGCATAAGTTAATCAAACCCGGTTCTTCCGTTCTCGACTTGGGCTGCGCTCCCGGTTCATGGCTTCAGGTTGCTTGTCAGAGCTTGGGCCCATTCCACAATGGTGGCTCCGTTCTCGGCATCGATCATAAGAAAGTTAAAGTTCCTCCTCTTTGTGATTCCAGGGTTCAAACTATTTCTGCTGATGTCATGACCCTCCCTAAACACCAACTCAGAGACCTTTCTCCTAAG CAAAAAGGATTTTCTGTAATACTCTCAGACATGTGTCCGTTGGTTTCGGGAATCACGACGAAAGATGCTGCTTTGTCATATGAGCTAGGGATGCGAGCGTTAGATTTGGCTGTTGGCAGGGTTGGTTCTGTTTGTAATTCTGATTCTGATCATCAGGACAAGGAGCCATGTGATGATGGTCTGTCAAGTTCGGATGACAAGGGAGTGTTGCGAGTTGGAGGCCATCTTGTTATCAAGCTTTTGGAGAGTGAAGACGCCAAAG AAATCAACCAGATTTGTAAACCATTGTTTGCGAAGTCGTCGTGGTTGAGACCTAAAGCCACTAGACCGTCGTCGAGAGAGATCTATTTGATATGTCAAAGTTTAAAGCCGGGAATAAATATTTAG